One window from the genome of Crassostrea angulata isolate pt1a10 chromosome 2, ASM2561291v2, whole genome shotgun sequence encodes:
- the LOC128171517 gene encoding multiple epidermal growth factor-like domains protein 10 isoform X1: MYAVFVSVGVFAFANGYVNVALNKPAYQQYSIGIDIYDARNAVDGRKSDLSIVGGQCARAFRRQTATWWVNLTTIHSIHHITIYFMTDNEPWGPSSFLTEYFLGFSVYVSNTTDRLQGTLCYKDDNFTVDTIPAVFTTTCPVHGQYVIYYNERLPIVTYPDGYSDNVGTYLCELEVYGCPTTGCYGSNNSLPCPDVNCQYCHIETGTCQDCKPGHQGYRCELACDRGLYGSECNETCGHCRDVNQCSNINGTCLTGCDAGYLGDLCKTLCDRGLYGSECNETCGQCRDVKQCSNINGTCLTGCDPDYQGDLCKTRKCTIILLYIYIVIQIDR; the protein is encoded by the exons ATGTATGCAGTGTTTGTGAGTGTTGGAGTTTTTGCCTTTGCTAACGGTTATG TTAATGTCGCCCTCAACAAACCAGCATACCAACAGTACTCTATAGGTATCGACATATATGACGCCAGAAACGCTGTAGACGGACGTAAATCAGACCTGAGTATTGTTGGAGGGCAATGTGCTCGAGCATTTAGGAGACAAACCGCCACCTGGTGGGTGAACCTGACCACCATCCACAGCATCCACCATATTACCATCTACTTCATGACGGATAATGAACCATGGG GTCCTTCTAGTTTTCTTACTGAGTATTTCCTTGGATTTTCTGTGTACGTCTCCAATACAACAGACAGACTACAGGGAACACTGTGTTACAAGGACGACAACTTTACAGTAGACACCATACCTGCTGTCTTCACCACAACCTGTCCTGTACATGGACAGTACGTCATTTACTACAACGAGAGACTACCTATAGTTACCTATCCTGATGGCTACTCTGATAATGTTGGTACCTACCTCTGTGAGCTGGAGGTGTATG GATGTCCTACTACCGGATGTTACGGGTCAAACAATAGCCTCCCCTGTCCAGACGTTAACTGTCAGTACTGTCACATAGAGACGGGCACCTGCCAGGACTGTAAACCTGGACATCAAGGTTACCGATGTGAACTAG CCTGTGACAGAGGGTTGTACGGTTCTGAATGCAATGAAACATGTGGACACTGCCGTGACGTAAACCAGTGTTCCAATATCAATGGAACATGTTTGACTGGGTGTGATGCTGGTTATCTAGGGGACTTGTGTAAAACTC TATGTGACAGAGGGTTGTATGGTTCTGAATGCAATGAAACATGTGGACAATGCCGTGATGTAAAACAGTGTTCCAATATCAATGGCACATGTTTGACTGGATGTGATCCCGATTATCAAGGAGACTTGTGTAAAACTCGTAAGTGTACAATTATTTTACTATACATATACATAGTCATACAGATTGATAGATAA
- the LOC128171517 gene encoding multiple epidermal growth factor-like domains protein 10 isoform X2: protein MYAMFVSVGVFAFANGYVNVALNKPAYQQYSIGIDIYDARNAVDGRKSDLSIVGGQCARAFRRQTATWWVNLTTIHSIHHITIYFMTDNEPWGPSSFLTEYFLGFSVYVSNTTDRLQGTLCYKDDNFTVDTIPAVFTTTCPVHGQYVIYYNERLPIVTYPDGYSDNVGTYLCELEVYGCPTTGCYGSNNSLPCPDVNCQYCHIETGTCQDCKPGHQGYRCELACDRGLYGSECNETCGHCRDVNQCSNINGTCLTGCDAGYLGDLCKTLCDRGLYGSECNETCGQCRDVKQCSNINGTCLTGCDPDYQGDLCKTRKCTIILLYIYIVIQIDR from the exons ATGTATGCAATGTTTGTGAGTGTTGGAGTTTTTGCCTTTGCTAACGGTTATG TTAATGTCGCCCTCAACAAACCAGCATACCAACAGTACTCTATAGGTATCGACATATATGACGCCAGAAACGCTGTAGACGGACGTAAATCAGACCTGAGTATTGTTGGAGGGCAATGTGCTCGAGCATTTAGGAGACAAACCGCCACCTGGTGGGTGAACCTGACCACCATCCACAGCATCCACCATATTACCATCTACTTCATGACGGATAATGAACCATGGG GTCCTTCTAGTTTTCTTACTGAGTATTTCCTTGGATTTTCTGTGTACGTCTCCAATACAACAGACAGACTACAGGGAACACTGTGTTACAAGGACGACAACTTTACAGTAGACACCATACCTGCTGTCTTCACCACAACCTGTCCTGTACATGGACAGTACGTCATTTACTACAACGAGAGACTACCTATAGTTACCTATCCTGATGGCTACTCTGATAATGTTGGTACCTACCTCTGTGAGCTGGAGGTGTATG GATGTCCTACTACCGGATGTTACGGGTCAAACAATAGCCTCCCCTGTCCAGACGTTAACTGTCAGTACTGTCACATAGAGACGGGCACCTGCCAGGACTGTAAACCTGGACATCAAGGTTACCGATGTGAACTAG CCTGTGACAGAGGGTTGTACGGTTCTGAATGCAATGAAACATGTGGACACTGCCGTGACGTAAACCAGTGTTCCAATATCAATGGAACATGTTTGACTGGGTGTGATGCTGGTTATCTAGGGGACTTGTGTAAAACTC TATGTGACAGAGGGTTGTATGGTTCTGAATGCAATGAAACATGTGGACAATGCCGTGATGTAAAACAGTGTTCCAATATCAATGGCACATGTTTGACTGGATGTGATCCCGATTATCAAGGAGACTTGTGTAAAACTCGTAAGTGTACAATTATTTTACTATACATATACATAGTCATACAGATTGATAGATAA